The following coding sequences are from one Luteimonas sp. S4-F44 window:
- a CDS encoding host specificity factor TipJ family phage tail protein, with protein MGLIECPPVCSRLITSPHPVTDDGQQNRVAQLLPGEKLGDFLRREVDNWTGDAWEVRINGVLVPVELMERVRPRDGTLIEVRSLVGKQALYIVALAVLTYFTFGGGATGGGILGNATGVGTFFGASGFVAAGLASATFVAGSMLINKVLGPKPAGSGQSQQNTVYNVGSSRNQARQYQPFALTFGRVKFAPDVLSAPYSWYEGDDQFVGLVLTPGVNVHRVEELYLGDALLSSFEGVETFYAGFPGMPEQKIPLYSNADTIQGGELNKDRTWVQRTTPARTVRIQINLEYVLGDQTSKGKPYTNIETVEVQYCPVGTGAWTPLVSRNFANSDYNPHRATLARDVPEGQYDVRVRIQGRAIDGGGSNGRSQWQWTTMTAVQTDTTDYAGIPRIGVRMKASGQLQNAPDEIRCVVVSRPVPVWTGAEWVTRETSNPGAHLLAYARGINDENGRRIAGIGLSEEMIDIAGLQAFMAHCEAESFSYNYVVKDARNHDEMVNSLALAGFSQVTWAQGRLSPVWAADEQPLSGVVGMGNIKRGQFQVDYTLANAADGIEFTYYDAEDWSTKTLRIPAPGATTMLNPAQVTGEGITSEAHAAMIARWHLAQSLFQYKSITYATNLEHLSYRRLSMLSLSHDLTQWGISGTVKAARIDNGVVTIELDEPVPPPEQGRAYLGLRIPGERNYRVFEVRPFVEKSSVLQLVDAWPSDAALPGDSEGNPAWDTLWCYDFKSTPGYRVRVVAMEPEADMKGARVSVVPEGPEFWEYVRTGRYIRPPNQSLLQTRPVASDLQVSERQVVQGDTVYTELVAQWEVSGPVGDTVVQMADANGQLQEVARTTTRSAAWRIPGAGTYQIAVRPFAPDGRPGIATGTIYSTIGADAPPVLIDLFDVEERSGGVRLYTWGWFDGTTRSADFAGVEIRVTAGKVAAPDWDAMQPVGNADGYHTAPFEAVVPESGDWTFAARSRNTSGTLSTGMRVVARTLGRNLGEQIGGIGDDLGAIGDKVSKEIADRFEADAKVASDAAADAASKAEAARIAAISAASTDATAKANAARTAAVATASADATVKANAARDEAVARADAAMAQAEALAAEIAEIVGAPEWEPGATYNAGWLVRYDGGLYRARVQTTGQNPASTPTAWEKLGDYDSVGEALAAALAATTQMATDLNAEVTRLDAVVARLPSGNGALAAQATVAANEAASVSRDNALGQRTTLIETRMPSGTGALATQATVAANESASVTRDHALGQRTTVIEARMPAGTGALATQAVVTANEAASVSRDNALAQRASVIEARMPTGSGSLATAASVTDAAQAAASANAANAERIEDVRAVIEGPTVNLVVNGNFADGLANWATSPSNQADTGVFDSAEQAMYAAGALRKGNIVPVTLVRGKTMRIEVTYKTTAGYTGWSAGGAGIVTGLSGTAWIGSTISPSTFTPTTTYRTVGANIEIPSNAPSQGYVRIANAGVTGTEPGVWIKELRLTQPTSISDLQLQSNTLAQSLIVTDAKVTQQGTDITSLASRTAALETKAPVDGGRAASEARVLSVEQAAATANSALANRTSVIEGRMPTGSDKLANEARVIAAENAAATANSALGQRLDSVSAALSNAGGDNLLANSSFEEWNGQNVADSFRGWTITTSNIAAGTRFSSQVPSISPRGKGLAFRQVGTGTGTNTPYIEVRQDISGLKAEETYTFSAWGQSPTSEGPAPRIYLLAYSAAGAVVGTTVQSIGASSLEPQFLSVTRKFPTGAAYFRAILRSQGVLNTASQFDFIFDDAKLQVGATATAWSESSIDVSSNINAVNTASVDRDTALGTRTTAIEVRMPSGADKLATEARVVSAEQAAATANSATASRVTAVEGKLPAGDGRAASEASVTQLQTVVATQGQQLAQQITTVDSKAGSAQSTATQALAAANGAASAIIDVRSNQTGGGNLLRNADFGGNGGDIGSGWEWGVLMWASRTASVNLAQPQWKPDGVNSFGITASGTPTGANYLDSIGVPAVPGEKYIVSAYLANHRCLGHVEVQFLNANGDLLLYVRSNQYQAGGGNAIAAWARAEVSGTAPSGTTQVRMRWGSESPGDGPYAWIAMPMLEKAAPGQTRPSPWSAGATGLNQATFSLQSGLNAKAGLYLTNGNLISGFESVNDGVRSEFNVLASVFRIVAPGGGERTEYSDGSWRTYDRNGVLRVQLGVWA; from the coding sequence ATGGGTCTGATCGAGTGCCCGCCGGTCTGTAGCCGGCTGATCACCAGTCCGCATCCGGTGACGGATGATGGCCAGCAAAATCGCGTTGCCCAGCTGCTTCCAGGAGAGAAACTAGGCGACTTCCTGCGGCGGGAGGTGGATAACTGGACGGGTGACGCCTGGGAAGTGCGGATCAACGGCGTGCTGGTGCCGGTCGAACTCATGGAGCGGGTACGCCCACGCGACGGCACGCTGATCGAGGTCCGCAGCCTGGTCGGCAAGCAGGCGCTGTACATCGTCGCGCTTGCGGTCCTTACGTACTTCACGTTCGGTGGGGGTGCAACCGGGGGCGGGATCCTCGGTAATGCGACGGGTGTCGGTACGTTCTTTGGCGCAAGCGGTTTCGTGGCAGCAGGATTGGCATCCGCCACCTTTGTCGCGGGCAGCATGCTGATCAACAAGGTCTTGGGGCCCAAGCCGGCGGGTAGCGGGCAATCCCAACAGAATACGGTCTACAACGTCGGCTCGAGTCGCAACCAGGCGCGGCAGTACCAGCCGTTTGCGCTGACTTTTGGTCGCGTGAAGTTCGCCCCCGACGTGCTCAGCGCACCTTACAGCTGGTACGAGGGCGACGACCAGTTCGTCGGGCTGGTGTTGACGCCTGGCGTCAACGTGCACCGTGTTGAAGAACTCTACCTTGGCGATGCGCTGCTGTCCTCGTTCGAGGGAGTGGAGACGTTCTACGCCGGCTTCCCAGGCATGCCTGAGCAGAAGATCCCACTGTACAGCAACGCGGACACGATCCAGGGCGGTGAGCTCAACAAGGACCGCACCTGGGTACAGCGCACAACGCCGGCGCGGACGGTCCGTATCCAGATCAACCTCGAGTATGTGCTGGGCGACCAGACGAGTAAGGGCAAGCCCTACACGAACATCGAGACGGTCGAGGTGCAGTATTGCCCAGTTGGTACGGGGGCGTGGACGCCGCTGGTGTCCCGCAATTTCGCGAACAGCGACTACAACCCCCACCGTGCGACGCTGGCGCGCGACGTGCCGGAGGGACAGTACGACGTGCGCGTCCGCATCCAGGGCCGCGCGATCGATGGCGGCGGCTCTAACGGCCGTTCGCAGTGGCAATGGACCACGATGACCGCGGTCCAGACGGATACAACCGATTACGCCGGTATTCCCCGCATCGGCGTTCGGATGAAAGCGTCCGGTCAGCTTCAGAACGCGCCCGACGAAATTCGCTGCGTCGTCGTCAGCCGGCCGGTACCGGTCTGGACGGGCGCAGAGTGGGTAACGCGCGAGACGAGTAACCCTGGCGCTCACCTGCTTGCATACGCCCGCGGTATCAATGATGAGAATGGCCGGCGGATCGCCGGTATCGGCCTGTCCGAGGAGATGATTGACATTGCCGGCTTGCAGGCGTTCATGGCGCATTGTGAGGCCGAGAGCTTCAGCTACAACTACGTCGTCAAGGACGCGCGTAATCACGACGAAATGGTGAACAGCCTGGCGTTGGCCGGCTTCAGCCAAGTGACTTGGGCGCAGGGCCGGCTGTCGCCCGTGTGGGCGGCGGACGAGCAGCCGCTGAGTGGCGTAGTCGGCATGGGCAACATCAAAAGAGGGCAGTTCCAAGTCGATTACACCTTGGCAAATGCTGCCGACGGTATCGAGTTCACCTACTACGATGCAGAGGACTGGAGCACTAAGACGCTTCGCATCCCGGCACCCGGCGCTACCACTATGCTCAATCCTGCGCAGGTGACAGGCGAAGGCATCACGAGTGAAGCGCATGCGGCCATGATTGCAAGGTGGCATCTTGCGCAGAGCCTGTTCCAGTACAAGAGCATCACATACGCCACAAATCTTGAGCATCTGTCCTATCGACGGCTGTCGATGCTGTCGTTGTCTCACGACCTCACACAGTGGGGGATCAGCGGCACGGTAAAGGCCGCGCGTATCGACAACGGCGTGGTTACGATCGAGCTCGATGAGCCGGTCCCGCCGCCCGAGCAGGGCCGGGCCTATCTTGGCCTGCGCATCCCGGGTGAACGCAATTATCGTGTATTCGAAGTCAGGCCATTCGTCGAAAAGTCGAGCGTCCTGCAATTGGTTGACGCGTGGCCGAGCGATGCCGCCCTGCCGGGCGACAGCGAGGGTAATCCTGCCTGGGATACGCTTTGGTGCTATGACTTCAAGTCCACCCCCGGTTATCGCGTGCGCGTGGTCGCGATGGAACCGGAAGCGGACATGAAGGGCGCCAGGGTATCGGTTGTGCCCGAGGGGCCCGAGTTCTGGGAGTACGTGCGGACGGGGCGCTACATCCGGCCGCCGAACCAGTCGCTGCTGCAGACGCGCCCGGTCGCGTCGGACCTGCAGGTCAGCGAGCGGCAGGTGGTTCAGGGCGACACTGTCTACACGGAGCTGGTCGCGCAGTGGGAGGTCAGCGGCCCGGTCGGCGACACCGTGGTGCAGATGGCCGACGCGAACGGCCAGCTGCAGGAAGTCGCGCGCACGACGACGCGCAGCGCCGCATGGCGCATCCCGGGCGCGGGCACGTATCAGATTGCGGTGCGCCCGTTCGCGCCGGACGGCCGGCCGGGCATCGCCACGGGCACGATCTACAGCACGATCGGCGCCGACGCGCCGCCGGTGCTGATCGACCTGTTCGACGTCGAGGAGCGTTCCGGCGGCGTGCGGCTCTACACCTGGGGTTGGTTCGACGGCACGACGCGGTCGGCGGATTTCGCCGGCGTCGAGATCCGCGTCACCGCCGGTAAGGTCGCCGCGCCCGACTGGGACGCGATGCAGCCGGTCGGCAATGCCGACGGCTACCACACGGCGCCGTTCGAAGCCGTGGTGCCGGAATCCGGTGATTGGACGTTCGCGGCGCGCTCGCGCAACACCAGCGGCACGCTGTCGACCGGCATGCGCGTGGTCGCCAGGACGCTCGGCCGGAATCTTGGCGAGCAGATAGGCGGCATCGGCGACGACCTGGGTGCGATCGGCGACAAGGTCTCGAAGGAGATCGCCGACCGGTTCGAGGCCGACGCCAAGGTCGCGAGCGACGCAGCCGCCGATGCGGCGAGCAAGGCCGAGGCCGCACGAATCGCTGCGATCAGCGCGGCGTCGACGGACGCGACGGCCAAGGCCAACGCGGCGCGGACCGCGGCTGTTGCCACGGCATCGGCCGATGCGACGGTCAAGGCCAACGCTGCGCGGGACGAAGCCGTCGCGCGCGCGGATGCGGCGATGGCGCAGGCCGAAGCGCTGGCCGCCGAGATCGCCGAGATTGTCGGCGCCCCCGAGTGGGAGCCCGGCGCGACCTATAACGCCGGTTGGCTCGTCCGCTACGACGGCGGCCTGTACCGCGCCCGCGTGCAGACGACCGGCCAGAACCCGGCGTCGACGCCGACCGCCTGGGAAAAGCTCGGCGACTACGACAGCGTCGGCGAAGCCCTTGCGGCTGCGCTGGCCGCGACCACGCAGATGGCCACGGACCTCAACGCCGAGGTCACCCGCCTGGACGCGGTGGTAGCCCGCCTGCCCAGCGGGAATGGCGCGCTGGCGGCCCAGGCCACCGTGGCAGCGAATGAGGCCGCCAGCGTGAGCCGCGATAACGCGCTCGGCCAGCGGACGACCCTCATCGAGACGCGCATGCCGAGCGGTACCGGCGCCCTGGCCACCCAAGCCACGGTCGCCGCGAACGAGTCGGCGAGCGTCACCCGCGACCATGCCCTGGGACAGCGGACCACCGTGATCGAGGCCCGGATGCCGGCCGGCACCGGTGCGCTGGCGACGCAAGCGGTCGTGACCGCAAACGAGGCCGCGAGCGTGTCGCGGGACAACGCGTTGGCGCAGCGCGCTTCTGTCATCGAGGCGCGCATGCCGACGGGGTCGGGCTCCCTCGCGACAGCGGCCAGCGTCACCGATGCCGCGCAGGCTGCGGCGAGCGCGAACGCTGCAAACGCGGAGCGCATCGAGGACGTGCGTGCCGTCATCGAGGGGCCGACTGTCAATCTGGTGGTCAATGGCAATTTCGCAGACGGCCTCGCGAACTGGGCGACGTCTCCGTCGAACCAAGCGGATACGGGCGTCTTCGACAGCGCCGAGCAAGCTATGTACGCGGCCGGTGCCTTGCGCAAGGGCAACATCGTCCCGGTCACGCTGGTCCGGGGCAAGACCATGCGGATCGAGGTCACCTACAAGACCACCGCGGGCTATACCGGCTGGTCAGCAGGAGGCGCGGGAATCGTCACCGGGTTAAGTGGAACGGCCTGGATTGGCAGCACGATCAGCCCTTCAACGTTCACGCCTACAACCACCTACCGGACGGTGGGCGCCAACATCGAGATTCCATCCAACGCCCCCTCGCAAGGTTACGTGCGGATCGCGAACGCCGGCGTCACGGGCACTGAGCCAGGGGTGTGGATCAAAGAGCTCCGGCTCACTCAGCCGACCTCGATCTCTGATCTGCAGCTGCAAAGCAACACGCTCGCGCAATCATTGATCGTCACTGATGCCAAGGTCACGCAGCAGGGCACCGACATCACGTCGCTGGCGAGTCGAACCGCGGCGCTGGAAACCAAGGCCCCGGTCGACGGTGGTCGCGCCGCGAGCGAGGCGCGCGTGCTCTCGGTCGAACAGGCCGCTGCGACTGCGAACAGCGCGCTGGCGAATCGGACCAGCGTGATTGAGGGGCGCATGCCCACCGGGAGCGATAAGCTCGCAAACGAAGCCCGGGTAATCGCTGCGGAGAATGCCGCTGCCACGGCAAATAGTGCCCTCGGTCAGCGGCTCGACTCGGTCAGCGCGGCGTTGAGCAATGCAGGCGGCGACAATCTGCTCGCGAACTCTTCGTTTGAGGAGTGGAACGGCCAGAACGTTGCAGACAGCTTCCGGGGCTGGACCATCACCACCTCGAACATCGCGGCAGGCACACGCTTCAGCTCGCAGGTTCCATCAATCAGTCCGCGTGGAAAGGGGCTGGCATTTCGACAGGTCGGTACAGGAACCGGGACGAATACGCCTTATATCGAGGTTCGGCAAGATATCTCGGGGCTAAAAGCCGAAGAGACCTATACGTTTTCGGCATGGGGCCAGAGCCCCACGAGCGAAGGGCCGGCCCCGCGAATTTACTTGCTGGCGTACAGCGCAGCAGGCGCTGTTGTGGGTACAACTGTACAGTCGATTGGCGCATCAAGTCTCGAGCCGCAGTTTCTAAGCGTTACTCGAAAGTTCCCAACCGGCGCTGCGTATTTCCGAGCGATCTTGCGTTCGCAAGGCGTGCTAAACACCGCATCGCAGTTCGATTTCATATTTGATGACGCCAAGTTGCAAGTCGGCGCCACGGCTACGGCGTGGTCCGAATCGTCGATCGACGTGAGCAGCAACATCAACGCCGTTAACACGGCGAGTGTCGATCGCGACACCGCGCTCGGCACCCGGACGACCGCGATCGAGGTGCGCATGCCGTCCGGCGCGGACAAACTGGCGACCGAGGCGCGCGTGGTGTCCGCAGAACAGGCCGCCGCGACGGCCAACTCGGCAACAGCCAGCCGGGTGACGGCCGTCGAGGGCAAGCTGCCAGCCGGCGACGGGCGCGCGGCGAGCGAGGCCAGCGTGACGCAGCTGCAGACAGTCGTCGCGACGCAGGGCCAGCAGCTCGCGCAGCAGATCACGACCGTCGACAGCAAAGCGGGCAGCGCCCAGTCGACCGCGACGCAAGCGCTGGCGGCGGCCAACGGGGCCGCGTCCGCAATTATCGACGTGCGTTCGAATCAGACCGGCGGAGGCAACCTGCTGCGCAATGCTGATTTTGGCGGCAACGGCGGCGATATCGGTAGCGGCTGGGAATGGGGCGTTCTGATGTGGGCGTCGCGCACCGCTTCCGTAAATCTGGCTCAGCCGCAGTGGAAACCTGATGGCGTTAACTCTTTCGGAATCACCGCTTCTGGCACCCCAACTGGTGCAAATTATCTGGATAGCATTGGCGTGCCTGCTGTGCCGGGCGAGAAATACATCGTTTCGGCGTACTTAGCTAATCACCGCTGCCTGGGGCACGTTGAAGTCCAGTTCTTGAACGCCAATGGCGATTTGCTGCTGTACGTTCGCAGTAATCAGTATCAGGCTGGTGGCGGCAACGCCATCGCCGCATGGGCTAGGGCAGAGGTGAGCGGAACAGCACCAAGCGGTACAACGCAAGTTCGGATGCGGTGGGGGTCGGAAAGCCCGGGGGACGGTCCGTACGCATGGATCGCAATGCCGATGCTGGAAAAGGCAGCGCCTGGGCAAACGCGGCCGTCGCCGTGGTCTGCTGGCGCAACGGGGCTCAACCAGGCCACATTCTCGCTCCAGTCAGGGCTCAACGCCAAGGCGGGCCTGTACCTGACGAACGGTAACCTGATTTCCGGGTTCGAGAGCGTCAACGACGGCGTGCGGTCGGAGTTCAATGTGTTGGCGTCGGTGTTTCGTATTGTGGCACCTGGTGGTGGCGAGCGTACAGAGTACAGTGATGGAAGCTGGCGCACCTACGATAGAAACGGGGTGCTCCGCGTGCAGTTGGGGGTCTGGGCCTGA
- a CDS encoding GspH/FimT family pseudopilin, with product MQRERGVTLLELMCTVSVLLVFTLIGVPAFAQALAAYRAISAAEHLKADLALARNAAVTGGKSIVVCPRTEDNRCRDDGAWTLGWLVLRDPDRDLAADADHDLLRIAQPPGLVNGNLAFEANRPFVRYRPDGRSVGTNLTIAVCSAGRVQRRLIVNNAGRARTERTTDAAPCGAG from the coding sequence ATGCAGCGCGAACGCGGCGTCACGTTGCTCGAACTGATGTGCACCGTCAGTGTGCTTCTGGTGTTCACGCTGATCGGGGTTCCCGCCTTTGCGCAGGCCCTGGCGGCCTACCGCGCGATCTCGGCGGCCGAGCACCTCAAGGCCGACCTGGCCCTGGCCCGCAATGCCGCTGTCACCGGCGGCAAGAGCATCGTCGTCTGCCCGCGCACCGAGGACAACCGATGCCGCGACGACGGCGCCTGGACGCTGGGCTGGTTGGTGCTGCGGGACCCGGACCGCGATCTCGCCGCTGACGCCGACCACGACCTGCTGCGCATCGCCCAGCCACCGGGGCTGGTCAACGGCAACCTCGCCTTCGAGGCCAACCGCCCATTCGTGCGCTACCGACCGGACGGCCGCAGCGTCGGGACCAACCTGACCATCGCCGTCTGCAGCGCCGGCCGCGTCCAGCGCCGGCTCATCGTCAACAATGCCGGGCGCGCGCGGACCGAACGGACCACGGACGCCGCACCATGCGGCGCGGGATGA
- the uvrB gene encoding excinuclease ABC subunit UvrB: MNDAIQPAGFQLVSPYQPAGDQPRAIEQLVEGFEAGLAHQTLLGVTGSGKTYTIANVIQRVQKPTLVMAPNKTLAAQLYGEFKSFFPHNAVEYFVSYYDYYQPEAYVPSSDTYIEKDSSVNEHIEQMRLSATKALLERRDAIIVCTVSAIYGLGDPNEYFRMVLHMVRGERIDQRELIRRLTEMQYSRNDHELRRGTYRVRGETIDVHPAESDAEALRIELFDGEIERITQFDPLTGETRRTLQRYTIYPKSHYVTTRRTTLDAIEAIKAELPPRLEQFYAENKLVEAQRLQQRTQFDLEMMAEVGYCNGVENYSRHLTGRMPGEAPPCLFDYLPPDALLVIDESHVTVPQIGAMYKGDRSRKETLVNFGFRLPSALDNRPLKFEEWEGRSPRAIFVSATPGTYEMEKSQGQVVELVVRPTGLIDPVVEIRPVATQVDDVLGEIRERVAMGDRVLITTLTKRMAENLTEYLSEHDVKVRYLHSDIDTVERVEIIRDLRLGKFDVLVGINLLREGLDMPEVSLVAILDADKEGFLRSGGSLIQTIGRAARNLRGKAILYADRITNSMQTALDETDRRRQKQVEYNAEHGITPKSVARAIVDIMEGARAEPELEKKGRGKGRKVAEPAEDYAALPPDKLAAKLRTLEQQMYQHARDLEFEEAGRLRDQIQKIKTASLIQ; the protein is encoded by the coding sequence ATGAACGACGCCATCCAACCCGCCGGATTCCAGCTCGTCTCGCCCTACCAGCCGGCGGGCGACCAGCCGCGGGCGATCGAGCAGCTGGTCGAGGGCTTCGAGGCCGGCCTGGCGCATCAGACGCTGCTCGGCGTGACCGGCTCAGGCAAGACCTACACCATCGCCAACGTGATCCAGCGGGTGCAGAAGCCGACCTTGGTGATGGCGCCGAACAAGACCCTGGCCGCCCAGCTGTACGGCGAGTTCAAGTCGTTCTTCCCGCACAACGCAGTCGAGTACTTCGTCAGCTATTACGACTACTACCAGCCCGAGGCGTATGTGCCGTCGTCGGACACCTACATCGAGAAGGACAGCTCGGTGAACGAGCACATCGAGCAGATGCGGCTGTCGGCGACCAAGGCGCTGCTCGAGCGTCGCGACGCGATCATCGTGTGCACGGTCTCGGCGATCTACGGCCTGGGCGACCCGAACGAGTACTTCCGGATGGTGCTGCACATGGTCCGGGGCGAGCGCATCGACCAGCGCGAGCTGATCCGACGACTGACCGAAATGCAGTACAGCCGCAATGATCATGAACTGCGCCGCGGTACCTACAGGGTGCGTGGCGAGACGATCGACGTGCACCCGGCCGAATCGGACGCCGAGGCATTGCGTATCGAGCTGTTCGACGGCGAGATCGAGCGCATCACCCAGTTCGACCCGCTGACCGGCGAGACCCGGCGCACGCTGCAGCGTTACACGATTTACCCCAAGTCGCACTACGTGACCACGCGGCGCACCACGCTGGATGCGATCGAGGCGATCAAGGCCGAGTTGCCGCCGAGGCTGGAGCAGTTCTACGCCGAGAACAAGCTGGTGGAGGCGCAGCGGCTGCAGCAGCGCACCCAGTTCGACCTGGAGATGATGGCCGAGGTCGGCTACTGCAACGGCGTGGAGAACTACTCCAGGCACCTGACCGGGCGCATGCCGGGCGAGGCGCCGCCGTGCCTGTTCGACTACCTGCCGCCCGACGCGCTGCTGGTCATCGACGAGTCGCATGTCACCGTTCCGCAGATCGGGGCGATGTACAAGGGCGACCGCTCGCGCAAGGAGACGCTGGTCAATTTCGGTTTCCGGCTGCCGTCGGCGCTGGACAACCGGCCATTGAAGTTCGAGGAGTGGGAAGGGCGCTCGCCGCGGGCGATCTTCGTCTCGGCCACCCCCGGCACCTACGAGATGGAGAAGTCACAGGGCCAGGTGGTGGAGCTGGTCGTGCGTCCGACCGGCCTGATCGACCCGGTGGTGGAGATCCGGCCGGTCGCGACCCAGGTCGACGACGTGCTGGGCGAGATCCGCGAGCGCGTGGCGATGGGCGACCGGGTGTTGATCACGACGCTGACCAAGCGCATGGCCGAGAACCTGACCGAGTACCTGAGCGAACACGACGTCAAGGTGCGCTATCTGCACTCGGATATCGACACCGTCGAGCGGGTGGAGATCATCCGCGACCTGCGGTTGGGCAAGTTCGATGTGCTGGTGGGCATCAACCTGCTGCGCGAGGGCCTGGACATGCCCGAGGTGTCGCTGGTCGCGATCCTCGACGCCGACAAAGAGGGCTTCCTGCGTTCGGGCGGGTCGTTGATCCAGACGATCGGCCGTGCCGCCCGCAACCTGCGCGGCAAGGCCATCTTGTATGCCGATCGCATCACCAATTCGATGCAGACCGCGCTCGACGAGACCGACCGCCGGCGCCAGAAGCAGGTCGAGTACAACGCCGAGCACGGCATCACGCCGAAATCGGTCGCCCGCGCGATCGTCGACATCATGGAAGGCGCGCGTGCCGAGCCCGAGCTCGAGAAGAAGGGCCGTGGCAAGGGCCGCAAGGTCGCCGAACCGGCCGAGGACTACGCGGCGCTGCCGCCCGACAAGCTCGCGGCGAAGCTCAGGACGCTCGAGCAGCAGATGTACCAGCATGCCCGGGACCTCGAGTTCGAGGAGGCCGGGCGCCTGCGCGACCAGATCCAGAAGATCAAGACGGCCAGCCTGATTCAATGA